In Arthrobacter sp. B3I9, the following are encoded in one genomic region:
- a CDS encoding NAD(P)-dependent oxidoreductase produces MSISENQTLPGFAGSVALLGTGPMGAPIARNILAGGVPLTLWNRTPEKAHAVGGGTVAAAPAGAASDVVLTVLPDLPQVAALLPGENGLLAGWKSAGIDHPILVIHGTVSPVAVAEFAEDCRRRWGLTVLDAPLSGGTIGAEERRLSIMVGGPSNAVEHVRPLFELYGSTVVWFGETGAGSTVKACNQIVVAATVTALAEAMALASTAGLDLEKVQSVLAGGLAKSEVLTQKGRRWMDQDFEGGGSAKNQLKDLRFITDLARHTGLKLPVATCLQSAFEDMIAAGDGDLDHTGIYRTILEQSTKPAPR; encoded by the coding sequence ATGTCGATATCTGAGAATCAGACGCTGCCCGGCTTCGCTGGGTCCGTTGCCCTCCTGGGCACCGGACCCATGGGGGCCCCGATCGCCCGCAACATCCTTGCCGGCGGTGTTCCCCTCACCCTCTGGAACCGCACGCCCGAAAAGGCGCACGCGGTCGGCGGTGGTACCGTCGCGGCTGCCCCGGCCGGTGCAGCAAGCGACGTGGTGCTGACGGTACTGCCCGACCTGCCCCAGGTGGCAGCCCTGCTTCCCGGCGAGAACGGCCTGCTGGCGGGATGGAAGAGCGCCGGGATAGACCATCCAATCCTCGTGATTCACGGGACCGTTTCTCCCGTGGCGGTCGCAGAGTTCGCCGAGGACTGCCGGCGCCGCTGGGGGCTGACGGTTCTGGACGCACCCCTCAGCGGCGGCACGATAGGCGCCGAGGAACGCCGGCTGAGCATCATGGTCGGCGGCCCTTCCAACGCTGTGGAACACGTCAGGCCGCTCTTCGAGCTGTACGGCTCGACAGTGGTGTGGTTCGGCGAGACCGGTGCGGGTTCGACTGTGAAGGCATGCAATCAGATCGTCGTCGCAGCCACAGTTACGGCCCTGGCCGAGGCGATGGCCCTGGCAAGCACCGCCGGACTCGACCTGGAGAAAGTGCAGTCCGTCCTTGCCGGTGGCCTGGCTAAATCGGAAGTCCTCACCCAGAAAGGGCGACGATGGATGGATCAGGACTTCGAGGGGGGCGGGTCCGCAAAAAATCAGCTCAAGGACCTCCGGTTCATCACCGACCTCGCCAGGCACACGGGACTGAAACTCCCCGTGGCCACCTGCCTGCAAAGCGCTTTTGAGGACATGATCGCAGCCGGTGACGGCGACCTGGACCACACCGGCATCTACCGCACCATCCTGGAGCAGAGCACCAAACCGGCGCCGCGGTAG
- a CDS encoding carboxyl transferase domain-containing protein translates to MPAEQRVRHLDAAELIAAALDPGSYRSWDLPVTDPNPGPEYRSELAAAREKTGVDESVLTGEGLIRGRRVAVIVSEFRFLAGSIGLAAAERITSAVERATREGLPLLAGPASGGTRMQEGTIAFLSMVKISAAVRSHRQAGLPYLVYLRHPTTGGVMASWGSLGHITVAEPGALLGFLGPRVYEALHGAPFPEGVQVAENLFDKGLIDAVVPPWQLSDVVDRALSILVTGPNPRVSPPRTLSVKPSDAGAWESIEISRNPRRPDLRQLLAAGARDVLPLNGTGQGEKDPGLQLALARFGQKSCVVIGHTRPRPSQQTAMGPASLREARRGMRLAEELVLPLLTVIDTGGAALSKEAEEGGLAGEIARSLHDLIGLQTPTVSVLLGQGAGGGALALLPADRTIAAQHAWLSPLPPEGASAIVHRSPDFAPAMSEAQGVNVASLYANGLVEHIVDERTDAALEGRAFCQRLAQAIEYELAELSSADISGLLPRRLDKYHRLGRIPATA, encoded by the coding sequence GTGCCGGCAGAACAGAGGGTCCGGCACCTGGATGCGGCGGAGCTCATTGCCGCCGCGCTGGACCCCGGCTCCTACCGGAGCTGGGACCTTCCCGTGACGGACCCCAATCCGGGCCCCGAGTACCGCTCGGAGCTTGCGGCCGCCCGCGAGAAGACCGGCGTCGACGAATCCGTCCTCACCGGCGAAGGACTCATCCGCGGCCGCCGTGTCGCCGTCATTGTCAGCGAATTCCGCTTTCTCGCCGGCTCCATCGGCCTCGCTGCAGCGGAACGGATCACCAGCGCCGTCGAGCGGGCCACCCGGGAAGGGCTGCCGCTCCTGGCCGGCCCCGCCTCCGGCGGCACGCGCATGCAGGAGGGCACCATCGCCTTCCTGTCCATGGTGAAAATCAGCGCGGCCGTCCGGTCCCACCGCCAGGCCGGGCTGCCGTACCTCGTGTACCTTCGGCACCCCACCACCGGCGGCGTGATGGCCTCCTGGGGTTCCCTCGGGCACATCACGGTGGCCGAGCCAGGTGCCCTGCTCGGCTTCCTCGGGCCACGCGTCTACGAGGCGCTGCATGGCGCCCCGTTCCCGGAAGGCGTCCAGGTCGCCGAGAATCTCTTCGACAAGGGGCTCATTGACGCCGTCGTCCCGCCCTGGCAGCTGTCCGACGTCGTCGACCGCGCCCTCAGCATTCTGGTCACCGGCCCGAATCCGCGGGTCAGCCCGCCGCGCACCCTGTCCGTTAAACCGTCCGACGCCGGCGCCTGGGAATCCATCGAGATCTCCCGGAACCCGCGGCGGCCGGACCTGCGGCAGCTGCTCGCTGCCGGCGCCCGTGACGTGCTTCCGCTCAACGGCACCGGCCAGGGCGAAAAGGACCCGGGACTGCAGCTGGCGTTGGCGCGCTTCGGCCAGAAGTCCTGCGTGGTCATCGGCCACACCAGGCCCCGGCCCTCGCAGCAGACCGCGATGGGACCGGCGTCGCTCCGCGAAGCGCGGCGGGGCATGCGGCTGGCCGAGGAACTTGTCCTGCCGCTGCTCACGGTCATCGATACCGGCGGCGCCGCGCTGTCCAAGGAGGCCGAGGAAGGCGGGCTGGCCGGTGAGATCGCCCGCTCCCTGCACGATCTGATCGGGCTGCAGACGCCGACAGTGTCGGTGCTGCTCGGACAGGGGGCCGGCGGCGGCGCCCTGGCCCTCTTGCCCGCGGACCGCACCATCGCCGCACAGCACGCGTGGCTGTCCCCACTTCCGCCGGAGGGCGCCAGCGCCATCGTGCACCGGAGCCCGGATTTCGCCCCGGCCATGTCCGAGGCCCAGGGCGTCAACGTGGCGTCCCTGTACGCAAACGGACTCGTGGAACACATCGTGGACGAGCGCACCGATGCCGCGCTCGAGGGCAGGGCGTTCTGCCAGCGCCTGGCGCAGGCCATCGAATATGAGCTGGCCGAGCTCTCCTCGGCGGACATCAGCGGCCTGCTCCCGCGCCGACTCGACAAGTACCACCGCCTGGGCCGGATCCCGGCCACTGCGTGA
- a CDS encoding CaiB/BaiF CoA-transferase family protein, with amino-acid sequence MSTAPTVNTEGPLVGYLVVDLSRALAGPHAGMMLADLGARVIKVENPGSGDDTRGWGPPFVGPEDDPQATYFLSCNRNKESIALDLKSDDGRTVLRELLERADVVIENFRPGVLDRLGFSPEDMHALNPSLVVLSITGLGHDGPESGRSGYDQILQGEAGLMSLTGSGPDDPQRVGVPIADLLSGMYGAFGTLAALLQRERTGQGQIVRTSLLAAIIGVHAFQGTRATVAGEVPQAQGNHHPSIAPYGLFHCRQGRVQISVGSEKLWHTFASAFGIDADRPEFASNAERVRNREKVVEEVERVFADYEAEPLLAKLNQAGIPAGKVRSLDEVYKWEQVHSQGLMIDVDHKILGNVTLPGPPLRFFSAADTAETTLKTHMAPPLLDQNGEQIRQWLGLVPADAAAAGEGN; translated from the coding sequence ATGAGCACCGCACCCACTGTCAATACTGAAGGCCCGCTCGTGGGCTACCTCGTGGTCGATCTGAGCCGGGCCCTCGCCGGCCCGCACGCCGGGATGATGCTGGCGGACCTCGGCGCACGTGTCATCAAGGTGGAGAACCCCGGCTCCGGCGACGATACCCGCGGCTGGGGGCCGCCGTTCGTTGGACCCGAGGACGATCCGCAGGCCACATACTTCCTGTCCTGCAACCGCAACAAGGAGTCCATCGCCCTGGACCTGAAGAGCGACGACGGGCGCACCGTGTTGCGCGAGCTGCTGGAGCGCGCCGACGTCGTCATCGAGAACTTCCGCCCCGGCGTCCTTGACCGGCTGGGGTTCTCACCCGAGGACATGCATGCCCTGAATCCCTCACTGGTGGTCCTGTCGATTACCGGGCTCGGGCACGACGGGCCCGAGTCCGGGCGGAGCGGATACGACCAGATCCTGCAGGGTGAGGCGGGGCTGATGTCCCTGACCGGTTCCGGGCCGGACGATCCGCAGCGAGTGGGCGTGCCCATCGCCGACCTGCTCTCCGGGATGTACGGGGCGTTCGGCACGCTCGCGGCGCTGCTGCAACGCGAACGGACCGGCCAGGGACAGATCGTGCGCACCTCGCTGTTGGCCGCAATAATCGGGGTGCACGCGTTCCAAGGCACGCGGGCCACAGTGGCCGGCGAGGTGCCCCAGGCACAGGGAAACCACCACCCGTCCATCGCGCCCTACGGCCTGTTCCACTGCCGGCAGGGTCGGGTGCAGATCAGTGTGGGCAGCGAGAAGCTCTGGCATACGTTCGCTTCTGCCTTCGGCATTGACGCGGACCGCCCGGAATTTGCTTCCAACGCGGAGCGCGTCCGGAACCGGGAAAAAGTCGTCGAAGAAGTGGAACGCGTATTCGCCGACTACGAGGCCGAGCCCCTGCTCGCCAAGCTTAATCAGGCCGGAATCCCCGCAGGCAAGGTCCGCAGCCTGGACGAGGTCTACAAATGGGAACAGGTCCACTCGCAAGGCCTCATGATCGACGTCGACCACAAAATCCTCGGCAACGTCACCCTGCCCGGACCGCCGTTGCGCTTCTTCAGCGCCGCGGACACCGCGGAAACCACACTCAAGACCCACATGGCACCGCCGCTGCTGGACCAGAACGGCGAACAGATCAGGCAATGGCTCGGCCTTGTTCCGGCCGATGCCGCCGCTGCCGGGGAAGGGAACTGA
- a CDS encoding SLC13 family permease — MSAPVLSIIILAVMFLLATVLPLNMGALAFVGAFLLGSVVLGMSTNDILANFPGGLFLTIVGVTYLFAIAQNNGTIDLLVRGAVRMVGSKVALIPWVMFTITAVITAVGALSPAAVAIIAPIALSFAAKHKINPLMMGMMVIHGAQAGGFSPIAVYGVTVNGIIAKTDLEASPIAIFLASFIFNLAIAVVLSIVLGGNRFRSTKAGRLVEQAAETRMAVSVGARASTSGATLRGSGSDISPAGVSAKGTSGSAVAGSAGADASNGARATVPQLVTILGLIALAVISLGFKVDVGFVSITIAIILALVSPAAQKGAVNKISWSTVLLICGMLTFVGVLEEAGTIKFVSDGVAHMGMPLLAALLICYIGAVVSAFASSTAILAALIPLAVPFLASGEVGAVGVIAALAVSATIVDVSPFSTNGALVLANAPEDVDKDRFYKQILAYSGLVVVAGPVIAWLVMVVPGWM, encoded by the coding sequence ATGTCCGCTCCCGTCCTGTCCATCATCATCCTGGCGGTGATGTTCCTCCTGGCCACGGTGTTGCCCCTCAACATGGGCGCCCTGGCCTTCGTAGGGGCATTCCTGCTGGGCTCAGTCGTACTGGGGATGTCCACCAACGACATCCTCGCCAACTTCCCCGGCGGCCTGTTCCTGACCATCGTCGGGGTCACGTACCTGTTCGCCATCGCACAGAACAACGGCACCATTGACCTCCTGGTCAGAGGCGCCGTCCGGATGGTGGGCAGCAAGGTGGCCCTCATCCCGTGGGTCATGTTCACCATCACCGCCGTGATCACCGCCGTCGGCGCCCTCTCTCCGGCCGCCGTCGCGATCATCGCCCCCATCGCGCTGAGCTTCGCCGCCAAGCACAAAATCAACCCGCTCATGATGGGCATGATGGTCATCCATGGTGCGCAGGCCGGCGGCTTCTCCCCCATCGCCGTCTACGGCGTCACGGTCAACGGCATCATCGCCAAAACGGATCTGGAAGCCAGCCCTATCGCAATCTTCCTGGCAAGCTTCATCTTCAACCTCGCCATTGCGGTGGTGTTGTCCATCGTCCTGGGTGGCAACCGGTTCCGCTCCACAAAGGCCGGCCGGCTGGTGGAGCAGGCTGCGGAAACCCGGATGGCCGTCAGCGTAGGCGCCCGTGCCTCTACCTCCGGCGCCACCCTGCGGGGCTCGGGTTCCGACATCTCCCCCGCCGGCGTCTCGGCCAAGGGGACCTCGGGTTCCGCTGTAGCCGGTTCCGCCGGCGCGGACGCATCCAACGGCGCCCGCGCCACCGTGCCGCAGCTGGTCACCATCCTGGGCCTGATCGCCCTCGCCGTCATTTCCCTCGGCTTCAAAGTGGATGTCGGCTTTGTCTCCATCACCATCGCCATCATCCTGGCGCTGGTGTCCCCCGCGGCCCAGAAGGGCGCCGTGAACAAGATCAGCTGGTCCACCGTCCTGCTCATCTGCGGCATGCTCACCTTCGTGGGCGTCCTCGAAGAAGCGGGCACCATCAAGTTCGTGTCCGACGGCGTGGCGCACATGGGCATGCCGCTTCTGGCCGCCCTGCTGATCTGCTACATCGGCGCCGTGGTATCCGCCTTTGCGTCCTCCACGGCAATCCTCGCCGCCCTGATCCCGCTGGCCGTGCCGTTCCTGGCCTCCGGGGAGGTCGGCGCCGTCGGGGTTATCGCCGCCCTGGCAGTCTCCGCCACGATCGTCGACGTATCGCCCTTCTCCACCAACGGCGCCCTGGTGCTCGCCAACGCTCCTGAAGACGTGGACAAGGACAGGTTCTACAAGCAGATTCTCGCCTACAGCGGCCTCGTCGTCGTGGCCGGACCCGTTATCGCCTGGCTGGTCATGGTTGTCCCGGGCTGGATGTAG
- a CDS encoding FadR/GntR family transcriptional regulator — translation MPKRSATPQISRVSRPRLYEQLVEQLMDYIEAAQLGPGDTLPAERELAERLGVSRATLAQALVALEVLGVIDVQHGTGAVLVYRPNVPSVIKGLREHRSRLPEIVEARSTLEVKLAELAAERRSDEDMKAIDHALDVMAEEVASGAKGARGDELFHQAVTGAAHSAVLAQLMTFIAGMILETRLESLGQPGRPEQSLASHRKIADAIRAGDSRAAAAAMLEHIDLVSDVALLKNG, via the coding sequence ATGCCCAAGCGGTCAGCAACGCCCCAGATTTCCCGCGTTTCGCGGCCCCGGCTCTATGAACAGCTTGTCGAGCAGCTCATGGACTATATCGAGGCTGCCCAGCTGGGCCCTGGGGATACGTTGCCCGCCGAGCGTGAGCTTGCCGAGCGGCTTGGCGTATCGCGCGCCACCCTTGCCCAGGCCCTGGTGGCGCTGGAAGTCCTCGGCGTGATCGATGTCCAGCACGGCACGGGCGCGGTGCTGGTGTACCGGCCGAACGTTCCTTCCGTAATCAAGGGCCTGCGCGAGCACCGCAGCAGGCTGCCGGAGATCGTTGAGGCCCGGAGCACCCTCGAGGTAAAGCTTGCCGAGCTGGCCGCGGAGAGGCGCAGCGATGAGGACATGAAGGCCATCGACCACGCACTGGACGTGATGGCGGAAGAAGTCGCGTCCGGCGCCAAGGGCGCGCGGGGCGACGAGCTCTTCCACCAGGCCGTGACCGGAGCGGCGCACTCGGCAGTGCTCGCCCAGCTGATGACGTTCATTGCGGGCATGATCCTGGAGACGCGCCTCGAATCGCTGGGACAGCCCGGCCGGCCGGAGCAGTCGCTGGCATCGCACCGGAAAATCGCCGACGCAATCCGGGCGGGCGACTCCCGGGCAGCGGCGGCAGCGATGCTGGAGCACATCGACCTCGTTTCCGATGTGGCACTGCTGAAGAACGGCTGA
- the modA gene encoding molybdate ABC transporter substrate-binding protein: MATTVTRHITALAAACVLAAGSSGCAAGPGATGAASTAGAGAGGTTRLSGTVTVFAAASLKSTFTNLARDFEAKNPGTKVTLNFAGSSDLATQITQGAPADVFAAADARNMAKLTGEGLVDGAPATFATNALEIAVPPSNPASIGSFADLAKPGVKLVICAPQVPCGAATGAVEKATGTTLAPVSEESSVTDVLGKVTAGEADAGLVYVTDIKAAAGTVKGIPFAESDAVVNTYPIATVGTSKNKDLARAFIATVTGSEGKKVLSDAGFGTP, from the coding sequence ATGGCCACCACCGTGACCAGACACATCACCGCGCTGGCTGCGGCCTGTGTCCTTGCCGCAGGTTCGTCCGGCTGCGCCGCGGGACCGGGCGCCACCGGGGCCGCCTCCACCGCCGGCGCGGGAGCCGGCGGGACCACCAGGCTTTCCGGAACGGTCACCGTCTTCGCCGCGGCCTCGCTTAAATCGACCTTCACAAACCTGGCCCGCGACTTCGAAGCGAAGAACCCCGGCACCAAGGTCACGCTGAATTTCGCAGGCTCCTCGGACCTGGCCACCCAGATCACCCAGGGCGCCCCGGCTGATGTCTTCGCCGCCGCGGACGCCAGGAACATGGCCAAACTCACCGGCGAGGGACTGGTCGACGGCGCCCCGGCCACCTTCGCCACGAACGCTCTGGAGATAGCGGTGCCGCCGTCCAATCCGGCGTCCATCGGCTCGTTCGCCGACCTGGCCAAGCCAGGCGTGAAGCTGGTCATCTGCGCGCCCCAGGTTCCCTGCGGCGCCGCAACCGGCGCTGTGGAAAAAGCCACCGGCACCACCCTGGCCCCGGTCAGCGAGGAATCTTCCGTCACGGATGTCCTGGGCAAGGTCACCGCCGGTGAAGCCGACGCCGGACTTGTCTACGTCACGGACATCAAGGCCGCCGCCGGCACGGTCAAAGGCATTCCCTTCGCCGAGTCGGACGCGGTGGTGAATACGTACCCGATCGCCACCGTCGGCACGAGCAAGAACAAGGACCTGGCCCGCGCTTTCATCGCCACCGTCACCGGCAGCGAGGGCAAAAAGGTCCTCAGCGACGCCGGATTCGGCACGCCTTAG
- a CDS encoding ABC transporter permease — MDRRSNGYTGIPPWIYAIAAAGAVLILLPLVAMAAKVSWPQFIPLITSESSLTALGLSLRTSAASTAFCVVLGVPLALVLARSRFPGQRLLRALVLLPLVLPPVVGGIALLYTFGRQGLLGKSLELAGIQIAFSTTAVVLAQTFVALPFLVVSLEGALRTAGNRYEAVAATLGARPSTVLRRVTLPLVLPGLASGAVLSFARSLGEFGATLTFAGSLQGVTRTLPLEIYLQRETDADAAVALSLLLVAVAVAVVGLSFRRAGTAAAPERISP; from the coding sequence ATGGACCGACGAAGCAACGGCTACACCGGCATCCCGCCGTGGATCTACGCCATCGCGGCGGCGGGAGCGGTGCTCATCCTTCTGCCGCTGGTGGCCATGGCAGCCAAAGTAAGCTGGCCGCAGTTCATCCCGCTGATCACCTCCGAGTCTTCGCTGACCGCCCTCGGACTGAGCCTGCGCACATCCGCAGCCAGCACCGCCTTCTGCGTGGTCCTCGGCGTGCCCCTGGCCCTCGTACTTGCCCGAAGCCGGTTTCCCGGCCAGCGGCTTCTCCGCGCCCTCGTCCTGCTGCCCCTCGTCCTGCCTCCCGTGGTCGGAGGCATTGCCCTGCTCTACACCTTCGGACGCCAGGGGCTCCTGGGCAAAAGCCTCGAGCTGGCCGGAATCCAGATCGCCTTTTCCACCACGGCCGTGGTCCTTGCCCAGACATTCGTGGCCCTGCCGTTCCTGGTGGTCAGCCTGGAAGGCGCCCTTCGCACCGCCGGCAACAGATACGAGGCTGTTGCCGCAACACTGGGGGCCCGGCCCAGCACCGTCCTGCGCCGGGTGACTCTCCCGCTTGTCCTGCCCGGTTTGGCGTCCGGAGCCGTGTTGTCCTTCGCACGCAGCCTGGGTGAGTTCGGTGCCACCCTGACCTTCGCCGGCAGCCTGCAGGGCGTCACCCGTACCCTCCCGCTGGAGATTTACCTGCAGCGCGAAACCGACGCTGACGCCGCCGTCGCGCTTTCCCTCCTGCTTGTCGCCGTGGCGGTTGCCGTCGTCGGCCTCTCCTTCCGGCGCGCCGGCACCGCCGCAGCACCGGAGAGGATATCCCCGTGA
- a CDS encoding sulfate/molybdate ABC transporter ATP-binding protein: MTFQLDAVLAARGFEVSLSLGPAETIAILGPNGAGKSTLLSVISGLLRPDSGKAMLGGRVLFDLAAGRHLWSAPHTRGTALLAQEALLFPHLSALDNVAFGPRSAGASSTAARATAMRWLTEVDAADLAPRRPAQLSGGQAQRVAVARALAADPDLLLLDEPMAALDIHAAPLLRRLLKRVLAGRRAIIITHDILDALMLADRVIVLEEGRISESGPTREVLEKPRSRFAAGLAGLNLVAGTLGSAGITTPQGMVVAGHHDGSIEPGQDGVAVFPPSAVSVFLSEEHGSPRNSFRVTLTDLEPHGDQIRVHAGGLFADITPAASADLGLVPGMPAYFVVKAAAVAIHPA; this comes from the coding sequence GTGACCTTCCAGCTGGACGCCGTGCTGGCCGCACGCGGCTTCGAGGTCTCACTCAGCCTGGGCCCGGCGGAGACCATCGCCATCCTCGGCCCGAACGGGGCCGGGAAATCAACACTGCTCTCGGTCATCTCCGGGCTGCTGCGTCCCGACTCGGGCAAGGCCATGCTCGGAGGCCGGGTCCTCTTCGACCTGGCGGCCGGCAGGCACCTCTGGAGCGCCCCGCACACCAGGGGCACGGCGCTCCTGGCGCAGGAGGCACTCCTCTTTCCGCACCTGAGTGCCCTGGACAACGTCGCGTTCGGACCCCGCAGCGCCGGTGCGTCGAGCACCGCGGCCCGGGCGACGGCCATGCGCTGGCTGACGGAAGTCGACGCCGCCGACCTTGCCCCGCGGCGTCCCGCCCAGCTCTCCGGCGGGCAGGCCCAGCGGGTGGCCGTGGCCCGCGCCCTCGCCGCCGACCCGGATCTGCTGCTGCTCGACGAACCCATGGCCGCCCTCGACATCCACGCAGCCCCGTTGCTCCGGCGGCTCCTCAAACGCGTCCTGGCCGGCCGCAGGGCCATCATCATCACCCACGACATCCTGGATGCCCTCATGCTGGCCGACAGGGTGATCGTCCTTGAGGAGGGCCGGATCAGCGAGTCGGGCCCCACCCGGGAAGTACTTGAAAAGCCACGCAGCAGGTTCGCCGCCGGCCTGGCCGGGCTGAACCTCGTGGCCGGCACCCTCGGCAGCGCGGGCATCACCACACCGCAGGGAATGGTGGTCGCGGGCCACCACGACGGCAGCATCGAGCCCGGGCAGGACGGCGTAGCGGTCTTTCCGCCCTCGGCAGTATCCGTGTTTCTCAGCGAAGAGCACGGCAGCCCGCGGAACTCGTTCCGGGTGACCCTTACAGACCTAGAGCCGCATGGCGACCAGATCCGTGTCCATGCCGGCGGCCTCTTCGCTGACATCACTCCGGCCGCGTCGGCCGACCTCGGCCTCGTGCCCGGAATGCCCGCCTACTTCGTGGTCAAGGCCGCCGCCGTCGCCATCCATCCGGCCTAG